In the genome of Nycticebus coucang isolate mNycCou1 chromosome 12, mNycCou1.pri, whole genome shotgun sequence, the window TTTTCAGGGTCTTAAGACAAAGAGCGAGTGAGGAATTTGCGCTGTAAGTATCCCATCTATCTATGACTCTTGTTTATGAATGTTAAGGAGGAACCAACTGTGGAAACCCTGCTTGTAGTTATCGGTACCATAAAGGGGCAGTTGTGTGCTTTTAAGTCTCAGgcgagtttttatttttatttttatttatttatttttttttgtggagacagagtctcactgtaccgccctcggtagagtgccgtggcgtcacacaactcacagcaacctctaactcctgggcttacgggattctcttgcctcaccctcccgagcagctgtgactacaggcgcccgccacaacgcctggctatttttttgttgcagtttggccggggctgggattgaacccgccacgctcggcatatggggccggcgccctactcactgagccacaggcgccgcctctcaGGCGAGTTTTTAAAGGTCTGGAGCCAGGTGTGTGACTGAGGCCTAGGGTTCACTGCTCTGACTCCTTCCTGGTTTTACTTTGGTCCAGCCTGTTAGTGACTAATGCTGGTACTCCACAGAATGGTCTTCCAGTTGCAGAGATTAATTTACCCCAATAATAGAGGTTCCAAGCAAAGTAGAATTACTTATGAGGCCCTGGGATTTGAATGCATAGGAATAAATCTTCTGGgaatggagacagagagagatgtcCCAGGGAGCAAGAATCATTCTACAGCTAAGCCAGTTTCTAGAGCTTCAGTGCACAGTAGGATGAAGTAGATTACATATTACTAAAAAGTCCATGTTTGTCTGATCTGAAACAGTGAATACTGAGGAAGTCAGAGCAATAACTAGACAAGGAAGGGAAACTGATCATGGATTATTTGACCTTTGAAGTTGAGGAAGGAAACATGAAgttgaaaatgggaaaaaatggcAGAAGTATTTCTGATGAGGATGAAAAGGTCAAGTGCCTTTGCATTATGAAAAAAGAGAAGCAGGGACATATCAGGAGAATGCCCTGGAATACACGGTAACTGCTCTAGAAATCACTTGTAGGCTCATTGTGGCATATTCTCCATTCTCTCTGAAGCTGTGGATGGAAAACATTCCATGGTGTTTGCTTTGTGTAAAGAGCAGGTAACATATTTCCATTCCTGACATGACATGACTGTTCCAAAAGGTTGATGATGTGTTGTGGTGTGAGTTTAACTTTTTGATCAAAACTTAATTCTATCTATTTCTGAGTCTTTTGAGTTAAGTAGGCCTCATGTATATAATTCAGCTGGCCTGTTACAGCTTTTATCTGAGTGCATTTGGAAATGAGAACACagaatttacctcttttgtgACTTAATTTCTACTCCTTCCAGCCATGACTACTGAGGATACTTCTTTTCTCCAAAAACAGAGCACAGAAGAAATGGAACCTACTGTTGAGCTCCTTCCTGTTGAGTTCCAGGTGGGTTTGAGTTTACTTTCCTTCCCTTGAAATCTTCTCTTGGTGTTCATAGTATGCCCCCATTTCTTTCATCTCATTTTAGAGGCTCAAGGACATGACATCTAGAGAACCAAACCAAAGGTATTTTTCCTTGGAGACCAAATGCTCTGGAGAGAGCTCAGGCTGGAGGTTCAAATTTAGGAGTAATCTGGTGAACAGTATTTTAAACTATGAAACTAACTGTGATCACTAAGAGAATAAGTATAGATAGAAATGAGATGCGGTTACTGAGTTCTATAGCTCTTTCCTGATTTGTAGATCAGGAAAATGCAGATGAAGCAGCAAAGGAGATGAGAACATGTGTGCAGCAAAGGGTAAAGCCAGAAGTTTGGCTTTCTGGTGACCACTGGAAGAAGTGTTGCAGGGAGGGAAGAGTGATCGGGTGTGTTAAATCCTTCTGGTCAATCATAGAAGATGAGTGGGAATTAACCCCTGTATTTAAGAGTAAGAAGGTGACTGTTGACTGCTAAGAGCAATTGCATGGAGTGGGAGGAGTGATGGATTGGAATGAGTTCAGAGGAAGACAGGGGAGAGAAATTGGAGTCAGGGATTATAGACAAGTATGTCTGGGGAACTCCAACCCGTAGAACCACTtttccaatatttctttctttattagtattttaaataaatagccCTGAGAGTTACGGTTAATACCTATTTCACAGACAAAGAAGCTGAGCCTCGATGGTAACTTGCTCAGTGTAATCAAATGAGTAAGCCCTAGTTAGAACCCATGTTATATCTGATTCTAAATCCTGTGCCTCTAGCCATTCTCATCTATTGACAGACTTTTTCACAAAATAgtctccagggcggcgcctgtggctcaaaggggtagggcaccggcaccatatgccggaagtggcaggttcaaacccagccccagcaaatactacaaaaaaaaaaaaaaaaaaattctccaactGATTGTGGATAACAAAGTATATTCACATTACTGTCATTATAGAGTATTTTACCTTAGAACAATTGTCACATGACtgtcattgtatttattttaccttAGAACAATTGATCATTTTCAGCTTAAAATCAGCAAATTTCCTCATTCAGAACCACTTTAATTACTAAAGAATATCAAAACAAGTCAAAAAGTCATAGCCCTAAGTACTGAGAAAGGAAGAGGGCCTACATTAAAATAACATGACTATCATCAACCTGAATTTCTATAAAATCTCAGAATATTCCTGGAGccagtatatattattatacatatttgAGCCTTATTCCATCTACAACATAATCAGTAATTAAACTTTAGTTATCATTCAGTGGTTAATTAATATTAGgctttcttagtaaaatatgttAGAGGCATGGCtcctcctgtggctcaagtggctaaggcaccagtcacatacacctgagctggtgggtttgaatccagcctgggcctgccaaacaacaatgatggctgcaaccaaaaaaaaagctgggcgttgtggcgggtgcctgtagtcccagctacttgggaggcagaggcaggagaatagcttgagcccaggagttggaggttgctgttagctatgattccatagcactctacccaaggcgacagcttgaggctctgtctcaaaaaaaaaaattagaggcaggctcagcacttgtggctcaagctgctaaggtgccagccacatataccagagctggtggcttcaaatccagcccgggcctgccaaacaacaatgacggctgcaaccaaaaaaaaaaaaaaaaataggcattgtggcgggcacctgtagtcccagctactcaggaggctgaggcaagagaatctcttaatcccaagagtttgaggttgctgtgagctatgatgctacggcactctagtttgaggttgacatagtgagactctgtctcaaaaaaaaaaagaaaaaagaatatttgattaaaatgaagttttaacCTTCAGATTAAAAAACACTTCCTCTTCTAGATAGTTCTTTTGGTTCTTTCGGGATTGACAGATCCTTGAAGAATATGCTTGTTCTTCCAGGAACTGATGACAGtcaaagatgtggaaatggaCTTCACTCAGGTGGAGATGGAACTATTGAGTTCTTCCCAAAATTACATGGGCATGGATATGAAGGTGGCGAACTGTGGGAGCCTGGTATTTTGGGGTAAGGTACTATTAATTTGTAATATTGCTGGAACATCAGTGTCTTAGTCCACTCAGGCtgcaataacaaaataccataaacttaTAAgccacacaaatttatttatcacagttctggaggctggaattcCAAGATCATGATgttggcagatttggtgtctatTTGTAGATATTGtcttttcactgtgtcctcatCTGGTAGAAGGCATGGAGACAAGTCTCTCTTgtacctcttttataagggcactaagcACTTCTCAAATTCCCCACCTTCCATCTCCTTCgggttaaaagattttaaaatattaattttggagagacagaaacattcaaaacaataacaataagcTTCATCAATAACTTGAGGACATCTAAAATGCCATCATTTTACTTAAGATTCAGAGATCCCTGatcccttagggcagtggttctcaagcttcctaatgccacgaccctttaatacagttcctatgggtcatgacccacaggttgagaactgctgttgtaTATGGGCTGCAAAATGATAGCTTCCCTTGTATTGTTTTTAAGacttacaaagctatagtaataaaAAATGGTCTGATGAAAGGGTAGATATAAATCAGTGGAATAAAGTGAATAGTCCAGAAATAGACCTGCATATATGCTGTCAGTTAATTTCTGACAAAACTGCACAGTTAATAGAAGGAGGagagtcttttcaataaatagtactAGAAAATTTGGACATACACATGTAAAAAAATGAACCTCAATTCATACCTTCCAGCATGGTATTTTGAGTAAATAACTCAATGAATCACAGACAGAAGcataaaacctaaaactataaaacttctaaaagaaagCATTAGGGACATAAAAAGTTCTCCAGAGTTGCCTCATTGCTATGTTATTTGTGTTCAGTTCATAAAACACATCTTTAATTCATGCTTTACCCTCTATCAGCCCTATGATAGGCTCTGTGAAATAGCAGTGATCAAAAGGGAAGTGAGTTCTACCCGCAGAAAATGTACCTTTTGGTGGTAGAGTTTATATGCTTGTATGTAAAACctttttattaacaaaaataattgtggtgattttttttttttagatgatgaaaTTGGGAATGTACAGTATAAGGGAAAAGATGAGTCAAGGTATAGATACATTGAATTTGATATTTCCAAATGGATACATGAAGTAGGTGGTTGGATATATGGGCGTTGGGACAGGGGTAGGACTAAGCTAGAGGTAAGAGTTTGGGTCAAGGGTAGTTAAAACCAAGGAATAAATGAGGTCTTTACAGGAGAAATGTAGTTGGGAACAGGGAATGGGACAAAAGAGGGGAGCCTAAGATGGAATTTAAGAAATACTGACctttaagaagaagaaatggcAAGAAAAATTCCAAAGAAGTAGAGATCAGAAGGAAATGTTGGAAGTATAGAATcacaaaagttaaaagagaaCATTATCAGGAAGAAGGCATGGTCAATAGTGTTAGATACTTCTGAGAGGCCATgataaacaagaaatgaaaaggatCCACTGGATTTAGATACCATATAAATGGTTACTGACTCCAGTGAGAGCAATGAGGAGAGAAGCCAGACAACAGAAAGCTCAGGACCAAGTCTGTGATGAGAGGATGCATGAAAGCATGAAACCTGTTTGAGAAATTTGGCTAGTGGAGACACAAAATCATATTTAAAGCATAtagtaagcaaacaaaaaatgtatacctTTAAACAAGGACTAGAGGGCactatttaaaaacttaaatccctggtaggccaaggcagatgggttGCTTGAGCATAGGattttgagaccatcctgagcaagaatgagagtctgtctctactaaaaataggaaagaaaaaaaaaattagctagacattagtggagaatatgcttatagtcctggctacttgaggaggattgctcaagcccaagagtctgaggtttctctgagctatgatgctacagcactctactgagggcagcagagtgagacactctcaaaaaacaaagcaaacaaacaaaaaaatcaaatgcagTTGTTTCCAGGTGGCATTattgtgtgtgatttttgtctaacactttttattttttattattttttttttagagacagagtttcattttgtcgcccttggtagagtgctgtggcatcacagctcacagcaacttccaactcctgggcttaggtgattctgttgcctcagcctcccaagtagctaggactacaggcatctgccacaatgcctggctatttttttgttgttgcagtttggccagggcagggtttgaacccgcaacccttggtatatggggctggcgccctactcactgagccacaggccccgccctgtctaatacttttttaaaacttagcaTTCTCAATCTGTGCATTTATTTTCCTCCCTTCTTAGTTCTTTtatgttaacatttattttcgTTCCTCTGCTTATCTTTTCCCCTGGTAAGTCTATttagttttccattcttgtagATAGAGCACCCTCAATGTCTAACTTTGTGTTGTGTCTTATATTAGTCATTCTCTCATCCTCATTATtctctgaataataataataatccttatTACTGTCTTCACTTGCCATTGCCATGAGGCGCTTTATGAGaacactcatatatatatatttttttaataggcataattttcatttttttaattttgataccaGTTagcagttttctttctcttaacaCACAGAACATGGatatttgtgctttttattcatttcagaTTCTGAATCCATACCTGATACTAAGGAGTTCCTTTCAAAGCAGGAAGTTTATGAAGAAGTATCATCTGAAAGGGAGCTGATAATAGAAAAACATAAGAAGGATAATGGCTGGGGCTCTAAGTTGATAGCATCCTGGGAATATGAAGGCATTTTAGAAAGGCAGCAAGAAAATCAGAGGAATGATTCAATGCAAGTTGTAATTAAACACAAGAAAAACCCTGCAGAGCACTgcaatgaaattggaaaaagttCAAACCCAATTAAACATTCAAAAGTTTACTCAGGGAAAAAGCCATGGGAGTGCAATGCATGTGGAAAGTCCTTCAGTTACTACTCAGCCTTTATCTTACATcatagaattcatactggagagaagccctatatgtgtaatgaatgtggaaagtcCTTTAGTCGGAGCTCATCCCTCATTcagcatcagagaattcacactggagagaaaccttatgagtGTAGTGAATGTGAGAAAGCTTTCAGTCACCGGTCAGCCCTTATTCAGCATCATATcattcacactggagaaaagcccTATGAGTGCAATGAATGCGGGAAAGCCTTCAACCAAAGCACATACCTCATTCAGCATCACAGAAtacacactggagaaaaaccctatagatgcaaagaatgtgggaaagctttcaaTGACACCTCATCCCTTATTAAACACCAGAGggttcatactggagaaaaaccctatggATGTAAAGAGTGTGAGAAGTCCTTTAGTGACCGGTCAGGACTTAATCAGCATCAGAGAACTCATGCAAGGAAAAAGCCTTATGaatgcagtgaatgtgggaaagcgTTCAGTTACTGTTCAGCTCTTATTCAACATCAAGGAACCCATACTggggagaaaccttacaaatgcgATGAATGTAGGAAAGCCTTCAGTGACCGCTCGGCTCTCATaagacatcagagaattcatactggagagagaccttacaaatgtaaagaatgtgagAAAGCCTTCAGCCAGAGCTCATCCCTTACAAAGCATCTGAGAacacatactggagaaaaaccctataaATGCCCTGATTGTGAGAAAGCCTTTAGCCAGAGTTCATCTCTTACTCaacatcagaaaattcatacaagggagaaatcctacaaatgtaaGAAATGTGAGAAAACCTTCGGTGGCCGTTCAGCCTTTCATCAACATAAAGAAATTCATGATAAATAGAATTCAGTAGATTTGTAAAAGAATTGTTCTCTCCTGATTGAGCAGATCTGTTCTAAGTATTACAGTGCATATTACAAGAACATATGGAGCTATGTCACACAAGAAACAACTCTCTTCCTTAAAATGTCAGTATGTAAGGAAGAGGGTAAGAGGTAAATGTGGATGTCTGTGGTGTTCTAAAATAACTATTAGAGAGTAGACTTCCAAAAGTAAGATGAATGTCATTGTCTAGAAAGAAAATTGGATGGATGGCAACAAGGCAAGGGGTTCTTGAGTTAGAAGATTGTTGATTTTGGTGAGGCAAGGGACAAATGAAGTTGGGAAGAGATGAAAACTTTTCATTGAAATTGTAGTGGGAGCAGATGGAGAAGTCAAGGGAGAATGCTTGTGAGTAGGGTTCTGTGAATATATCTCAGTTACAAAATTCAAATAGCTGAGGCAATGGAGAAGAGAATTTCTAAGAAAGCACAGGAGAAAGTCTGGTTtagtcagaaaaacaaaaaaagcagggAGCAAGGTATCTAAAGTCAATAGGAAAACTAAACAAAGTAATAAAACGAACATTATTTGAGGCTGGAGGCTCTCTAAATAGTTTCAAACTGAAGCCAAAATGGAAAAGATCAGGACCCCCAAAGAGGAAAATTACCAGATTTCTTTAGGGaaataaaaagaggagaaaaattaaaGTCCAGAAAATCCTCCTTTTCCTTGCCCCTCTTCTCCATTTGCTTACTTGCATGTATTCAAACATTGAAACCAATGGTTCTTAACCTTGAAATCACCTGAGAAGCCTTAAAAGATACCCGAGTCACATCCCCAGGTATGCTGATTACGTTGGATTGAGGTATGGTATGAGTACCAGGAAGTTTAGGTAATTATAATGCtcagccaagatttttttttttttttaatcaatgacattttattttatttattttgctttttttgttgttgttgagacagggtcccaccctatgcccctgagcagagtgcagtgggcgtggtagctcaccacaacctcagactcgggctgcaggcaccccgctgcctcagcctccggaagccgctgggattacaggcgcttgccagggcacctggctgggtttttccattttttttcatgagtcagggtctcactgtcgctcaggcgagtcacgaactcctgagctcaagtgattctccctcctcagcctcccacagtgctgggattacaggcgtgagctaccgcgcccggctattttgcattttttttaattgttgggaattcattgagggtacaataagctagattatactgattccatttgttaggcaaagtccctcttgcaatcatgtcttgcccccacaaggtgtggcacacaccaaggccccacccccctccctccttccctctctctgctcttcctttctccacccctccctcctcctttctctctctgctctctcagcCAAGATTAAGAACCCCTGATTAGATTCTTTCTACACAAAGATTAACTCAATTGGATGAGAGGATTATAAGCAGATGAAAAGATGATAAAGccctgtgcagtggctcatgcctgtaatcccaacacagtgggaggtcaaggtgggcggattgtctgagctcatgagtttgagaccagcctgagctagatctagaccctatctttaaaaatagctgggagtcctggcaggtgcctgaagtcccagctacttgggaggctgaggcttgagctatgatgccacagcactgtactgggggtgacaaagcgagactgtgtctcaaaaaaaagaaaaaaaaaaaaagacgataAAGATCAGCGCAAACTCTTGAGAGCTCTTGGTGAccgtatttttgtttttgttttttcttcctagtTATATGACAATATCTTTTTGACTTGATTTCTAATACCTTAGTTTGCGCTGACGTACCTTATACGAACTTGTTGTCTAACTCTGATTGGCCCTGTTAAATGTGCCAATTAAATTTTCTCACCCACTTCTATGAACCAGGGTCACATACTATGCTTGCTAATATGGCCTAATGGTGGCAAGTATTAACCATGAGAGACAAGCTTAGAAGTGGATCTACAAGTCAGAAATCAGGATTGAAAGAAAGTGATTAGAAGGTACTTTCAGATAGTTAAATTTTTGACTCTAGCAGTATAATTTTATCATAGAATTTtccaaattataataaaatgtagtGGTGTACATGAATTAACACAGAACTTCAAGGGATTTAGGTGGGGAAAAATGGCAAAACAGTCATTTTTGGTAATTGtttaaaagaatgaacaaaatctTACTATTTACTCTTCTATCTGCTATGCTAGGCACTGGAGAATGGAGTAATTAAAATTGGTTTCATGGAAAGGTGTTCGGTTATGTACCAATATCTGAGAATGAGAGTCCACCTGGCCCAGAATGCTTTCCTTCAGTAAAACTCCCTATGTTTTCTCATCATTTCATAACAATTCCTGGGACCAGTCTTTCTACACAGTACAAAAGCCAGGAGTACATGGATCTTATTAATAAATCATGACTATGCCATAACCTACATGTATATCAGCATCATGACACTGTCACATTAGGTGATGAAAGGGATACATGTTGATGGAGAAAGAAGAGACCAGTACAGTGTAGAAGACCTACTATATGATGTGCATATCAAGGGAGAATTATCATCATTGAGACAGTTCCTATTGGGCAGAAATCC includes:
- the LOC128562768 gene encoding zinc finger protein 501-like, with the translated sequence MTTEDTSFLQKQSTEEMEPTVELLPVEFQELMTVKDVEMDFTQVEMELLSSSQNYMGMDMKVANCGSLVFWDSESIPDTKEFLSKQEVYEEVSSERELIIEKHKKDNGWGSKLIASWEYEGILERQQENQRNDSMQVVIKHKKNPAEHCNEIGKSSNPIKHSKVYSGKKPWECNACGKSFSYYSAFILHHRIHTGEKPYMCNECGKSFSRSSSLIQHQRIHTGEKPYECSECEKAFSHRSALIQHHIIHTGEKPYECNECGKAFNQSTYLIQHHRIHTGEKPYRCKECGKAFNDTSSLIKHQRVHTGEKPYGCKECEKSFSDRSGLNQHQRTHARKKPYECSECGKAFSYCSALIQHQGTHTGEKPYKCDECRKAFSDRSALIRHQRIHTGERPYKCKECEKAFSQSSSLTKHLRTHTGEKPYKCPDCEKAFSQSSSLTQHQKIHTREKSYKCKKCEKTFGGRSAFHQHKEIHDK